In Pongo abelii isolate AG06213 chromosome 5, NHGRI_mPonAbe1-v2.0_pri, whole genome shotgun sequence, a single genomic region encodes these proteins:
- the BCLAF1 gene encoding bcl-2-associated transcription factor 1 isoform X4, with the protein MGRSNSRSHSSRSKSRSQSSSRSRSRSHSRKKRYRSRSRTYSRSRSRDRMYSRDYRRDYRNNRGMRRPYGYRGRGRGYYQGGGGRYHRGGYRPVWNRRHSRSPRRGRSRSRSPKRRSVSSQRSRSRSRRSYRSSRSPRSSSSRSSSPYSKSPVSKRRGSQEKQTKKAEGEPQEESPLKSKSQEEPKDTFEHDPSESIDEFNKSSATSGDIWPGLSAYDNSPRSPHSPSPIATPPSQSSSCSDAPMLSTVHSAKNTPSQHSHSIQHSPERSGSGSVGNGSSRYSPSQNSPIHHIPSRRSPAKTITPQNAPRDESRGRSSFYPDGGDQETAKTGKFLKRFTDEESRVFLLDRGNTRDKEASKEKGSEKGRAEGEWEDQEALDYFSDKESGKQKFNDSEGDDTEETEDYRQFRKSVLADQGKSFATASHRNTEEEGLKYKSKVSLKGNRESDGFREEKNYKLKETGYVVERPSTTKDKHKEEDKNSERITVKKETQSPEQVKSEKLKDLFDYSPPLHKNLDAREKSTFREESPLRIKMIASDSHRPEVKLKMAPVPLDDSNRPASLTKDRLLASTLVHSVKKEQEFRSIFDHIKLPQASKSTSESFIQHIVSLVHHVKEQYFKSPAMTLNERFTSYQKATEEHSTRQKSPEIHRRIDISPSTLRKHTRLAGEERVFKEENQKGDKKLRCDSADLRHDIDRRRKERSKERGDSKGSRESSGSRKQEKTPKDYKEYKSYKDDSKHKSREQDHSRSSSSSASPSSPSSREEKESKKEREEEFKTHHEMKEYSGFAGVSRPRGTFHDDRDDGVDYWAKRGRGRGTFQRGRGRFNFKKSGSSPKWTHDKYQGDGIVEDEEETMENNEEKKDRRKEEKE; encoded by the exons ATGGGTCGCTCCAATTCTAGATCACATTCTTCAAGGTCAAAGTCTAGATCACAGTCTAGTTCTCGATCAAGATCAAGATCTCATTCTCGAAAGAAGCGATACAG GTCTCGTTCCAGAACATATTCAAGGTCTCGTAGTAGAGATCGTATGTATTCTAGAGATTATCGTCGCGATTACAGAAATAATAGAGGAATGAGACGACCTTATGGGTACAGAGGAAGGGGTAGAGGGTATTATCAAGGAGGAGGAGGTAGATATCATCGAGGTGGTTATAGACCTGTCTGGAATAGAAGGCACTCTAGGAGTCCTAGACGAGGTCGTTCACGTTCCAGGAGTCCAAAAAGAAGATCCGTTTCTTCTCAAAGATCCAGAAGCAGATCTCGCCGGTCATATAGATCTTCTAGGTCTCCAAGATCATCCTCTTCTCGTTCTTCATCCCCATATAGCAAATCTCCTGTTTCTAAAAGACGAGGGTCTcaggaaaaacaaaccaaaaaagctGAAGGGGAACCCCAAGAAGAGAGTCCGTTGAAAAGTAAATCACAGGAGGAACCAAAAGATACATTTGAACATGACCCATCTGAGTCTATCGATGAATTTAATAAGTCATCAGCCACATCTGGTGATATTTGGCCTGGCCTTTCAGCTTATGATAATAGTCCTAGATCACCCCATAGTCCTTCACCTATTGCTACACCACCTAGTCAGAGTTCATCTTGCTCTGATGCTCCCATGCTCAGTACAGTTCACTCTGCAAAAAATACTCCTTCTCagcattcacattccattcagcatagtcctgaaagGTCTGGGTCTGGTTCTGTTGGAAATGGATCTAGTCGATACAGTCCTTCTCAGAATAGTCCAATTCATCACATCCCTTCACGAAGAAGTCCTGCAAAGACAATCACACCACAGAATGCTCCAAGAGATGAGTCTAGGGGCCGTTCCTCATTTTATCCTGATGGTGGAGATCAGGAAACTGCAAAGACTGGGAAGTTCTTAAAAAG GTTCACAGATGAAGAGTCTAGAGTATTCCTGCTTGATAGGGGTAATACCAGGGATAAAGAGGCTTCAAAAGAGAAAGGATCAGAGAaagggagggcagagggagaaTGGGAAGATCAGGAAGCTCTAGATTACTTCAGTGATAAAGAGTCTGGAAAACAAAAGTTTAATGATTCAGAAGGGGATGACACAGAGGAGACAGAGGATTATAGACAGTTCAGGAAGTCAGTCCTCGCAGATCAGGGTAAAAGTTTTGCTACTGCATCTCACCGGAATACTGAGGAGGAAGGACTCAAGTACAAGTCCAAAGTTTCACTGAAAGGCAATAGAGAAAGTGATGgatttagagaagaaaaaaattataaacttaaaGAGACTGGATATGTAGTGGAAAGGCCTAGCACTACAAAAGATAAGCAcaaagaagaagacaaaaattctgaaagaatAACAGTAAAGAAAGAAACTCAGTCACCTGAGCAGGTAAAGTCTGAAAAGCTCAAAGACCTCTTTGATTACAGTCCCCCTCTACACAAGAATCTGGATGCACGAGAAAAGTCTACCTTCAGAGAGGAAAGCCCACTTAGGATCAAAATGATAGCGAGTGATTCTCACCGTCCTGAAGTCAAACTCAAAATGGCACCTGTTCCTCTTGATGATTCTAACAG ACCTGCTTCCTTGACTAAAGACAGGCTGCTTGCTAGTACACTTGTCCATTCTGTCAAGAAGGAGCAAGAATTCCGATCCATCTTTGACCACATTAAGTTGCCACAAGCCAGCAAAAGCACTTCAGagtcatttattcaacacattgTGTCCTTGGTTCATCATGTTAAAG AGCAATACTTCAAGTCACCTGCAATGACCCTAAACGAGCGGTTCACTTCGTATCAGAAAGCCACTGAAGAACATAGTACTCGGCAAAAGAGCCCTGAAATACACAG gAGAATTGACATCTCACCAAGTACCCTGAGGAAGCATACCCGTTTAGCAGGGGAAGAGAgagtttttaaagaagaaaatcaaaag GGAGATAAAAAATTAAGGTGTGACTCTGCTGACCTTCGGCATGACATTGATCGCcgtagaaaagaaagaagtaaagagcGGGGAGATTCCAAGGGCTCCAGGGAATCCAGTGGAtcaagaaagcaggaaaaaactcCAAAAGATTACAAGGAATACAAATCTTACAAAGATGACAG TAAACATAAAAGTAGAGAGCAAGATCATTCTCGATCTTCATCCTCTTCAGCATCACCTTCTTCTCCCAGTTCTCgagaagaaaaggagagtaagaaggaaagagaagaagaattTAAAACTCACCATGAAATGAAAGAATACTCAGGCTTTGCAGGAGTTAGCCGACCACGAGGAACCTTT
- the BCLAF1 gene encoding bcl-2-associated transcription factor 1 isoform X3, which translates to MGRSNSRSHSSRSKSRSQSSSRSRSRSHSRKKRYSSRSRSRTYSRSRSRDRMYSRDYRRDYRNNRGMRRPYGYRGRGRGYYQGGGGRYHRGGYRPVWNRRHSRSPRRGRSRSRSPKRRSVSSQRSRSRSRRSYRSSRSPRSSSSRSSSPYSKSPVSKRRGSQEKQTKKAEGEPQEESPLKSKSQEEPKDTFEHDPSESIDEFNKSSATSGDIWPGLSAYDNSPRSPHSPSPIATPPSQSSSCSDAPMLSTVHSAKNTPSQHSHSIQHSPERSGSGSVGNGSSRYSPSQNSPIHHIPSRRSPAKTITPQNAPRDESRGRSSFYPDGGDQETAKTGKFLKRFTDEESRVFLLDRGNTRDKEASKEKGSEKGRAEGEWEDQEALDYFSDKESGKQKFNDSEGDDTEETEDYRQFRKSVLADQGKSFATASHRNTEEEGLKYKSKVSLKGNRESDGFREEKNYKLKETGYVVERPSTTKDKHKEEDKNSERITVKKETQSPEQVKSEKLKDLFDYSPPLHKNLDAREKSTFREESPLRIKMIASDSHRPEVKLKMAPVPLDDSNRPASLTKDRLLASTLVHSVKKEQEFRSIFDHIKLPQASKSTSESFIQHIVSLVHHVKEQYFKSPAMTLNERFTSYQKATEEHSTRQKSPEIHRRIDISPSTLRKHTRLAGEERVFKEENQKGDKKLRCDSADLRHDIDRRRKERSKERGDSKGSRESSGSRKQEKTPKDYKEYKSYKDDSKHKSREQDHSRSSSSSASPSSPSSREEKESKKEREEEFKTHHEMKEYSGFAGVSRPRGTFHDDRDDGVDYWAKRGRGRGTFQRGRGRFNFKKSGSSPKWTHDKYQGDGIVEDEEETMENNEEKKDRRKEEKE; encoded by the exons ATGGGTCGCTCCAATTCTAGATCACATTCTTCAAGGTCAAAGTCTAGATCACAGTCTAGTTCTCGATCAAGATCAAGATCTCATTCTCGAAAGAAGCGATACAG ttctAGGTCTCGTTCCAGAACATATTCAAGGTCTCGTAGTAGAGATCGTATGTATTCTAGAGATTATCGTCGCGATTACAGAAATAATAGAGGAATGAGACGACCTTATGGGTACAGAGGAAGGGGTAGAGGGTATTATCAAGGAGGAGGAGGTAGATATCATCGAGGTGGTTATAGACCTGTCTGGAATAGAAGGCACTCTAGGAGTCCTAGACGAGGTCGTTCACGTTCCAGGAGTCCAAAAAGAAGATCCGTTTCTTCTCAAAGATCCAGAAGCAGATCTCGCCGGTCATATAGATCTTCTAGGTCTCCAAGATCATCCTCTTCTCGTTCTTCATCCCCATATAGCAAATCTCCTGTTTCTAAAAGACGAGGGTCTcaggaaaaacaaaccaaaaaagctGAAGGGGAACCCCAAGAAGAGAGTCCGTTGAAAAGTAAATCACAGGAGGAACCAAAAGATACATTTGAACATGACCCATCTGAGTCTATCGATGAATTTAATAAGTCATCAGCCACATCTGGTGATATTTGGCCTGGCCTTTCAGCTTATGATAATAGTCCTAGATCACCCCATAGTCCTTCACCTATTGCTACACCACCTAGTCAGAGTTCATCTTGCTCTGATGCTCCCATGCTCAGTACAGTTCACTCTGCAAAAAATACTCCTTCTCagcattcacattccattcagcatagtcctgaaagGTCTGGGTCTGGTTCTGTTGGAAATGGATCTAGTCGATACAGTCCTTCTCAGAATAGTCCAATTCATCACATCCCTTCACGAAGAAGTCCTGCAAAGACAATCACACCACAGAATGCTCCAAGAGATGAGTCTAGGGGCCGTTCCTCATTTTATCCTGATGGTGGAGATCAGGAAACTGCAAAGACTGGGAAGTTCTTAAAAAG GTTCACAGATGAAGAGTCTAGAGTATTCCTGCTTGATAGGGGTAATACCAGGGATAAAGAGGCTTCAAAAGAGAAAGGATCAGAGAaagggagggcagagggagaaTGGGAAGATCAGGAAGCTCTAGATTACTTCAGTGATAAAGAGTCTGGAAAACAAAAGTTTAATGATTCAGAAGGGGATGACACAGAGGAGACAGAGGATTATAGACAGTTCAGGAAGTCAGTCCTCGCAGATCAGGGTAAAAGTTTTGCTACTGCATCTCACCGGAATACTGAGGAGGAAGGACTCAAGTACAAGTCCAAAGTTTCACTGAAAGGCAATAGAGAAAGTGATGgatttagagaagaaaaaaattataaacttaaaGAGACTGGATATGTAGTGGAAAGGCCTAGCACTACAAAAGATAAGCAcaaagaagaagacaaaaattctgaaagaatAACAGTAAAGAAAGAAACTCAGTCACCTGAGCAGGTAAAGTCTGAAAAGCTCAAAGACCTCTTTGATTACAGTCCCCCTCTACACAAGAATCTGGATGCACGAGAAAAGTCTACCTTCAGAGAGGAAAGCCCACTTAGGATCAAAATGATAGCGAGTGATTCTCACCGTCCTGAAGTCAAACTCAAAATGGCACCTGTTCCTCTTGATGATTCTAACAG ACCTGCTTCCTTGACTAAAGACAGGCTGCTTGCTAGTACACTTGTCCATTCTGTCAAGAAGGAGCAAGAATTCCGATCCATCTTTGACCACATTAAGTTGCCACAAGCCAGCAAAAGCACTTCAGagtcatttattcaacacattgTGTCCTTGGTTCATCATGTTAAAG AGCAATACTTCAAGTCACCTGCAATGACCCTAAACGAGCGGTTCACTTCGTATCAGAAAGCCACTGAAGAACATAGTACTCGGCAAAAGAGCCCTGAAATACACAG gAGAATTGACATCTCACCAAGTACCCTGAGGAAGCATACCCGTTTAGCAGGGGAAGAGAgagtttttaaagaagaaaatcaaaag GGAGATAAAAAATTAAGGTGTGACTCTGCTGACCTTCGGCATGACATTGATCGCcgtagaaaagaaagaagtaaagagcGGGGAGATTCCAAGGGCTCCAGGGAATCCAGTGGAtcaagaaagcaggaaaaaactcCAAAAGATTACAAGGAATACAAATCTTACAAAGATGACAG TAAACATAAAAGTAGAGAGCAAGATCATTCTCGATCTTCATCCTCTTCAGCATCACCTTCTTCTCCCAGTTCTCgagaagaaaaggagagtaagaaggaaagagaagaagaattTAAAACTCACCATGAAATGAAAGAATACTCAGGCTTTGCAGGAGTTAGCCGACCACGAGGAACCTTT
- the BCLAF1 gene encoding bcl-2-associated transcription factor 1 isoform X5, with protein MGRSNSRSHSSRSKSRSQSSSRSRSRSHSRKKRYSSRSRSRTYSRSRSRDRMYSRDYRRDYRNNRGMRRPYGYRGRGRGYYQGGGGRYHRGGYRPVWNRRHSRSPRRGRSRSRSPKRRSVSSQRSRSRSRRSYRSSRSPRSSSSRSSSPYSKSPVSKRRGSQEKQTKKAEGEPQEESPLKSKSQEEPKDTFEHDPSESIDEFNKSSATSGDIWPGLSAYDNSPRSPHSPSPIATPPSQSSSCSDAPMLSTVHSAKNTPSQHSHSIQHSPERSGSGSVGNGSSRYSPSQNSPIHHIPSRRSPAKTITPQNAPRDESRGRSSFYPDGGDQETAKTGKFLKRFTDEESRVFLLDRGNTRDKEASKEKGSEKGRAEGEWEDQEALDYFSDKESGKQKFNDSEGDDTEETEDYRQFRKSVLADQGKSFATASHRNTEEEGLKYKSKVSLKGNRESDGFREEKNYKLKETGYVVERPSTTKDKHKEEDKNSERITVKKETQSPEQVKSEKLKDLFDYSPPLHKNLDAREKSTFREESPLRIKMIASDSHRPEVKLKMAPVPLDDSNRPASLTKDRLLASTLVHSVKKEQEFRSIFDHIKLPQASKSTSESFIQHIVSLVHHVKEQYFKSPAMTLNERFTSYQKATEEHSTRQKSPEIHRRIDISPSTLRKHTRLAGEERVFKEENQKGDKKLRCDSADLRHDIDRRRKERSKERGDSKGSRESSGSRKQEKTPKDYKEYKSYKDDSKNVFVFYTAYGG; from the exons ATGGGTCGCTCCAATTCTAGATCACATTCTTCAAGGTCAAAGTCTAGATCACAGTCTAGTTCTCGATCAAGATCAAGATCTCATTCTCGAAAGAAGCGATACAG ttctAGGTCTCGTTCCAGAACATATTCAAGGTCTCGTAGTAGAGATCGTATGTATTCTAGAGATTATCGTCGCGATTACAGAAATAATAGAGGAATGAGACGACCTTATGGGTACAGAGGAAGGGGTAGAGGGTATTATCAAGGAGGAGGAGGTAGATATCATCGAGGTGGTTATAGACCTGTCTGGAATAGAAGGCACTCTAGGAGTCCTAGACGAGGTCGTTCACGTTCCAGGAGTCCAAAAAGAAGATCCGTTTCTTCTCAAAGATCCAGAAGCAGATCTCGCCGGTCATATAGATCTTCTAGGTCTCCAAGATCATCCTCTTCTCGTTCTTCATCCCCATATAGCAAATCTCCTGTTTCTAAAAGACGAGGGTCTcaggaaaaacaaaccaaaaaagctGAAGGGGAACCCCAAGAAGAGAGTCCGTTGAAAAGTAAATCACAGGAGGAACCAAAAGATACATTTGAACATGACCCATCTGAGTCTATCGATGAATTTAATAAGTCATCAGCCACATCTGGTGATATTTGGCCTGGCCTTTCAGCTTATGATAATAGTCCTAGATCACCCCATAGTCCTTCACCTATTGCTACACCACCTAGTCAGAGTTCATCTTGCTCTGATGCTCCCATGCTCAGTACAGTTCACTCTGCAAAAAATACTCCTTCTCagcattcacattccattcagcatagtcctgaaagGTCTGGGTCTGGTTCTGTTGGAAATGGATCTAGTCGATACAGTCCTTCTCAGAATAGTCCAATTCATCACATCCCTTCACGAAGAAGTCCTGCAAAGACAATCACACCACAGAATGCTCCAAGAGATGAGTCTAGGGGCCGTTCCTCATTTTATCCTGATGGTGGAGATCAGGAAACTGCAAAGACTGGGAAGTTCTTAAAAAG GTTCACAGATGAAGAGTCTAGAGTATTCCTGCTTGATAGGGGTAATACCAGGGATAAAGAGGCTTCAAAAGAGAAAGGATCAGAGAaagggagggcagagggagaaTGGGAAGATCAGGAAGCTCTAGATTACTTCAGTGATAAAGAGTCTGGAAAACAAAAGTTTAATGATTCAGAAGGGGATGACACAGAGGAGACAGAGGATTATAGACAGTTCAGGAAGTCAGTCCTCGCAGATCAGGGTAAAAGTTTTGCTACTGCATCTCACCGGAATACTGAGGAGGAAGGACTCAAGTACAAGTCCAAAGTTTCACTGAAAGGCAATAGAGAAAGTGATGgatttagagaagaaaaaaattataaacttaaaGAGACTGGATATGTAGTGGAAAGGCCTAGCACTACAAAAGATAAGCAcaaagaagaagacaaaaattctgaaagaatAACAGTAAAGAAAGAAACTCAGTCACCTGAGCAGGTAAAGTCTGAAAAGCTCAAAGACCTCTTTGATTACAGTCCCCCTCTACACAAGAATCTGGATGCACGAGAAAAGTCTACCTTCAGAGAGGAAAGCCCACTTAGGATCAAAATGATAGCGAGTGATTCTCACCGTCCTGAAGTCAAACTCAAAATGGCACCTGTTCCTCTTGATGATTCTAACAG ACCTGCTTCCTTGACTAAAGACAGGCTGCTTGCTAGTACACTTGTCCATTCTGTCAAGAAGGAGCAAGAATTCCGATCCATCTTTGACCACATTAAGTTGCCACAAGCCAGCAAAAGCACTTCAGagtcatttattcaacacattgTGTCCTTGGTTCATCATGTTAAAG AGCAATACTTCAAGTCACCTGCAATGACCCTAAACGAGCGGTTCACTTCGTATCAGAAAGCCACTGAAGAACATAGTACTCGGCAAAAGAGCCCTGAAATACACAG gAGAATTGACATCTCACCAAGTACCCTGAGGAAGCATACCCGTTTAGCAGGGGAAGAGAgagtttttaaagaagaaaatcaaaag GGAGATAAAAAATTAAGGTGTGACTCTGCTGACCTTCGGCATGACATTGATCGCcgtagaaaagaaagaagtaaagagcGGGGAGATTCCAAGGGCTCCAGGGAATCCAGTGGAtcaagaaagcaggaaaaaactcCAAAAGATTACAAGGAATACAAATCTTACAAAGATGACAG CAAAAATGTATTTGTCTTTTACACGGCTTATGGTGGATGA